One window of the Runella slithyformis DSM 19594 genome contains the following:
- a CDS encoding IS5 family transposase produces MGLKVYGEGEWKVRKHGADQRRTWRKLHLVADEATNTIHAVELTTHSISDAEMIKPLLADIEWPIAKLSADGAYDQVKVFDELEKHWIQPVIPPRSNAVIWTSENGNDLIHPRNEAVRQIRLVGIAAWKQQIGYHRRSKAETAMFRWKMIFGERLSARLVTNQQTEAQIKATCLNRFTRLGMPKTVKRLPT; encoded by the coding sequence ATGGGATTAAAAGTCTATGGCGAGGGTGAGTGGAAGGTACGCAAGCATGGAGCTGATCAACGGCGTACCTGGCGTAAACTGCATTTAGTAGCCGATGAAGCTACTAATACCATCCACGCTGTTGAGTTGACAACTCATTCCATCAGTGATGCTGAGATGATTAAGCCCTTACTGGCTGATATTGAATGGCCTATCGCTAAACTAAGTGCAGATGGAGCTTATGACCAAGTCAAAGTTTTTGACGAGTTAGAAAAGCACTGGATTCAGCCTGTGATACCGCCCCGATCCAACGCAGTCATCTGGACCAGTGAAAACGGAAATGATTTAATACACCCTCGTAATGAGGCCGTTCGTCAGATTCGTTTGGTGGGTATAGCAGCATGGAAACAGCAAATTGGCTACCATCGCCGGAGCAAAGCCGAGACGGCTATGTTTCGTTGGAAGATGATTTTCGGTGAACGGTTGTCGGCTCGATTGGTAACTAATCAACAGACCGAAGCCCAAATCAAAGCCACTTGCTTAAACCGATTCACCAGATTGGGTATGCCTAAGACAGTCAAACGGTTGCCAACATAA
- a CDS encoding transposase, giving the protein MPNQQNCHLTGLSGLIRCYAKNTLFTQAENLPPKAQRNPPIPKEKYRLTNWPEYNKALINRGFVTLWLNEKTLTQWYYQGPRTRGGLLRYSDQCIQAALALKAAFRLAFRQTQGLIQSLLAIMKIDIQVPSYSQLCRRQAHLQAFHTPQKPTDNQVKPIHGIKSLWRG; this is encoded by the coding sequence TTGCCAAACCAACAAAATTGCCACCTGACCGGACTGTCAGGGCTAATCCGGTGCTATGCCAAAAATACACTTTTTACCCAAGCCGAAAATTTACCGCCCAAGGCACAAAGAAATCCACCAATCCCCAAAGAAAAATACCGGTTAACCAACTGGCCTGAATATAATAAGGCATTGATTAACAGAGGCTTTGTCACCCTTTGGCTGAATGAAAAGACGTTGACTCAATGGTACTATCAAGGACCTCGTACTCGCGGCGGGCTATTGCGCTATTCAGATCAATGTATCCAAGCAGCCTTGGCTCTTAAAGCGGCCTTCCGGCTGGCCTTTCGACAAACACAAGGGTTGATTCAGAGTTTATTAGCGATTATGAAGATTGACATTCAAGTACCCAGCTACAGTCAGCTTTGTAGGCGACAGGCTCACCTACAGGCCTTCCATACCCCTCAAAAACCTACTGATAACCAAGTCAAACCGATTCATGGGATTAAAAGTCTATGGCGAGGGTGA
- a CDS encoding Crp/Fnr family transcriptional regulator: MEKLTHYFARIGFDGEALTDIVKAFRLQAFRKNELVVEEGKVSQYIGLVESGIFQYYVLMDGEERTTYVSIENTFLASLKSFISQTPSQENIRALTDGRIYVINRASLKQLVNDIPKFKEFYIDLLEKSLCGIDATRHDLIVLTGEQRYEKMLKEEPHLLQHIPLQYLASMLGVTPRHLSRIRNSIR, translated from the coding sequence ATGGAAAAACTGACCCATTATTTTGCACGCATCGGCTTTGACGGCGAGGCATTGACGGACATTGTGAAGGCGTTTCGGCTCCAAGCCTTCCGAAAAAATGAGCTAGTGGTGGAAGAAGGCAAAGTCAGCCAATACATTGGACTGGTAGAAAGCGGGATATTTCAGTACTATGTGTTGATGGATGGCGAAGAGCGCACTACCTACGTATCCATTGAAAATACCTTTTTGGCTTCGCTCAAAAGCTTTATCAGCCAAACCCCATCTCAGGAAAATATCCGGGCGCTGACCGACGGGCGCATTTATGTTATCAATCGAGCCAGCCTCAAACAGCTCGTCAACGACATCCCGAAATTCAAAGAATTTTATATCGACCTGCTCGAAAAATCCCTTTGCGGCATTGATGCCACCCGCCATGACCTGATCGTACTGACGGGCGAACAACGCTATGAAAAAATGTTGAAAGAAGAGCCGCATCTGTTACAGCACATTCCGTTACAGTACCTGGCCTCCATGCTGGGCGTCACCCCGCGCCACCTCAGTCGGATTCGCAACAGTATCCGCTGA
- a CDS encoding YHYH protein encodes MKISKIVVSMGITMALFACKSSEEDMTIPVSTEVPAVYKKIYGATSITNDGTYITLKTKNLPDHKSPYYAAGNALYEAYSGTTFGGVNFSKNPNTISEISATIKIPVNPTVAATHAATPLGPIGIALNGIALFNQYAGPNNQALAGEIVSFDKYYGHPQNSGIYHYHVEPLYLTTVKSTKSGLMGFLLDGFPVYGPQEENGTVVTNSMLDAYHGHTHATVDYPKGIYHYHFTPEAPYLNGNGFYGTPGTISQ; translated from the coding sequence ATGAAAATCAGTAAAATCGTCGTAAGCATGGGCATTACAATGGCACTGTTTGCCTGTAAAAGCAGTGAAGAAGACATGACAATCCCCGTTTCTACCGAAGTACCGGCCGTGTACAAAAAGATCTACGGAGCCACAAGCATCACCAACGACGGGACGTACATCACCCTTAAAACCAAAAATCTGCCTGACCATAAAAGTCCTTATTACGCAGCCGGCAATGCCCTGTACGAAGCTTACAGCGGCACTACGTTTGGCGGAGTGAATTTTTCCAAAAACCCGAACACGATTTCGGAAATCTCGGCGACAATCAAAATACCCGTTAATCCTACCGTAGCCGCAACCCATGCCGCTACCCCTTTGGGACCCATCGGAATTGCCTTAAACGGCATAGCCCTTTTTAACCAATATGCCGGCCCCAACAATCAGGCATTGGCAGGAGAGATTGTGAGTTTTGACAAGTATTACGGACATCCGCAAAATTCGGGTATTTATCATTATCACGTTGAACCCCTGTACTTAACCACCGTCAAATCGACCAAATCAGGGCTGATGGGCTTTTTGTTGGACGGATTTCCGGTCTACGGCCCGCAGGAAGAAAACGGTACGGTGGTTACCAACAGCATGTTGGATGCCTATCATGGCCATACCCACGCCACGGTGGATTATCCCAAGGGTATCTACCATTATCATTTTACGCCCGAAGCCCCGTACCTCAACGGAAACGGATTTTATGGTACTCCGGGCACCATCTCTCAATAA
- a CDS encoding toxin-antitoxin system YwqK family antitoxin, with protein sequence MYRLKSAAGISVKNDVVFLGDQKYSGFLLELSPTQDTLSTEGFLNGLLSGVCKKWYPDKQLKEERWYVDGKKNGRQVAYWENGNKRFEFTAKNDACEGELKEWSVDSRLFHLANYVNGQEEGPQKMWYSNGKIRANYVIIKGKRYGLLGTKNCKNVSDSVFIVK encoded by the coding sequence ATGTATCGGCTGAAATCCGCAGCAGGTATTTCGGTTAAAAATGACGTTGTTTTTCTGGGTGACCAAAAATACAGCGGTTTTTTGCTGGAGCTATCGCCCACCCAAGATACCCTTTCCACCGAAGGCTTTCTGAATGGATTGCTGAGTGGCGTATGTAAAAAATGGTATCCCGACAAACAATTAAAAGAAGAACGTTGGTATGTTGATGGCAAAAAAAACGGTCGACAGGTGGCCTATTGGGAGAATGGCAATAAACGGTTTGAGTTTACCGCAAAAAATGACGCCTGCGAAGGCGAATTAAAGGAATGGAGCGTCGACAGCCGCTTATTTCACCTGGCCAATTACGTAAACGGACAGGAAGAAGGCCCCCAAAAGATGTGGTACAGTAATGGTAAGATCAGAGCCAATTATGTCATCATTAAAGGAAAAAGATATGGATTATTGGGCACCAAAAATTGCAAAAATGTTTCGGACAGCGTTTTTATTGTTAAGTAG
- a CDS encoding DoxX family protein, with the protein MKKTTIVYWVITGLFAAFMLFSAIPDIIMVPEAVSMLTGLGYPKYIIPFLGVAKTLGAMAILIPNLDRLKEWAYAGLFFDLIGAAYSIIAKEGLQIQMTFMLLPIGFLFLSHYLWHKKAGIA; encoded by the coding sequence ATGAAAAAAACAACCATTGTCTATTGGGTGATCACGGGGCTATTTGCGGCTTTTATGCTGTTTTCAGCCATTCCTGACATTATCATGGTACCGGAAGCCGTTTCGATGCTGACCGGATTGGGCTATCCGAAGTACATTATCCCTTTTTTGGGCGTTGCCAAGACATTGGGTGCCATGGCCATTTTGATTCCCAATCTCGACCGCCTAAAAGAATGGGCCTACGCCGGGCTGTTTTTTGATCTGATCGGTGCTGCCTATTCCATCATTGCCAAAGAAGGCTTACAGATACAAATGACCTTTATGCTGCTGCCCATCGGCTTTTTATTCCTGTCGCATTACCTGTGGCACAAAAAGGCGGGAATCGCCTGA
- a CDS encoding SRPBCC family protein, with translation MKKALLMDFAVDKSTNSITVTRAFAAELPLVWDAFTKSEILDQWWAPKPWKARTKTMDFRAGGHWLYAMVGPEGEEHWGMATYKAIQPKESFTGLDGFSDAEGNINPELPQSEWENRFEDNGDQTLVTIHITYGDLTQLEATIQMGFKEGLSMAMEGLDDILAAQKS, from the coding sequence ATGAAAAAAGCCTTATTAATGGATTTTGCCGTAGACAAATCGACGAACTCCATCACGGTAACAAGAGCCTTTGCCGCCGAACTGCCGTTGGTGTGGGACGCCTTCACCAAAAGCGAGATCCTTGACCAATGGTGGGCACCCAAGCCCTGGAAAGCCCGCACCAAAACCATGGATTTCAGAGCAGGCGGCCACTGGCTGTATGCAATGGTTGGGCCGGAAGGTGAAGAGCATTGGGGAATGGCCACTTACAAAGCCATTCAACCAAAAGAGAGCTTTACCGGATTAGATGGTTTTTCAGATGCCGAAGGCAACATCAATCCGGAGCTGCCGCAATCAGAATGGGAAAACCGGTTTGAAGACAACGGCGATCAAACATTAGTGACGATTCACATTACCTACGGTGATTTGACCCAACTCGAAGCCACCATTCAAATGGGTTTTAAAGAAGGATTGTCTATGGCCATGGAAGGCCTTGATGACATTTTAGCCGCTCAAAAATCATAA
- a CDS encoding DUF4386 domain-containing protein, producing the protein MNTYKTIGGLLVAGAIAVFIPYTILTIIFDYPDILRQDTAAILTKFHKGGSPLIWTWFAFAIAGIPLLPAYILLGQRLEHRSPLARIAANVGVIGLIVQMIGLLRWTFVVPLLSDLFVHAPDNATKAAAEVAFKTIHQFGGVLLGEHIGQLFTIAWTVMISFSLTQTGQFAAWVSWLGYGSSLIYFLAQAELLATVMPGLPFWDLSGFLGSTLWLIWLIAVGVVFLKNKDLHGLAVD; encoded by the coding sequence ATGAACACCTACAAAACCATTGGGGGCTTGTTGGTGGCCGGAGCCATCGCAGTCTTTATTCCTTACACGATCCTGACGATCATTTTTGACTACCCGGATATTTTACGACAAGATACGGCTGCTATACTGACAAAGTTTCACAAAGGAGGCAGTCCCTTGATTTGGACGTGGTTTGCCTTTGCCATTGCGGGCATTCCCCTGTTACCTGCCTATATTCTCCTCGGCCAAAGGTTAGAACACCGCAGTCCCCTAGCCCGTATCGCTGCGAATGTCGGGGTCATTGGGCTGATTGTTCAGATGATTGGACTGCTGCGGTGGACGTTCGTGGTGCCCCTGCTGAGCGACCTCTTTGTCCACGCGCCCGATAATGCCACCAAAGCAGCGGCCGAAGTAGCATTCAAAACCATTCATCAGTTTGGCGGCGTACTCTTAGGCGAGCACATAGGTCAACTGTTTACCATCGCCTGGACGGTCATGATTTCTTTTTCACTGACCCAAACCGGACAGTTTGCCGCGTGGGTGTCTTGGCTGGGATACGGCAGCTCATTGATCTACTTTTTGGCACAGGCCGAATTACTGGCTACGGTTATGCCCGGGCTTCCCTTTTGGGATTTGTCAGGCTTTTTAGGAAGTACCCTTTGGCTGATCTGGCTGATTGCTGTTGGGGTGGTATTTTTAAAGAACAAAGACCTCCACGGTTTAGCAGTAGATTAA
- a CDS encoding DUF4180 domain-containing protein, which translates to MEIKIHSFNDLQIAEILAEGIVIATIEDGTDLAGTVYYQGVDNLLVYEKNITPAFFDLTTGMAGEILQKFSNFRLRLAIIGDFSTYSGKSIRDFMVESNRTGHIHFVASKAEAIEKLSA; encoded by the coding sequence ATGGAAATTAAAATACACTCATTCAACGACCTTCAAATCGCCGAAATCCTTGCCGAAGGGATTGTCATTGCGACCATTGAAGACGGCACGGATCTGGCCGGAACGGTCTATTATCAGGGAGTAGACAACCTATTGGTTTACGAAAAAAACATCACGCCGGCATTCTTTGACCTCACCACCGGAATGGCGGGTGAGATTCTGCAAAAATTTTCCAACTTTCGGTTACGTTTAGCCATCATCGGCGATTTCAGTACGTACTCCGGCAAAAGCATTCGGGATTTTATGGTGGAAAGCAATCGAACGGGCCACATTCATTTTGTGGCGTCAAAAGCCGAAGCCATTGAAAAACTATCTGCATAA
- a CDS encoding SCO family protein: protein MDYWAPKIAKMFRTAFLLLSSWFIINCSEKASDTMALPYYNAPDFTPVFIQNEAEVKEKIPHTIRDFSFINQDSALISQATIEGKIHVANFIFTSCISICPVMTKNMKLVSDSLKNDGSVAFLSYSVTPWIDTPSVLTAFKVKNNIRNPHWHFLTGNRSTIYALARQSYFAEEDIGFSKDSSEFLHTEHFILVDKTKRIRGVYNGTLSLEMQQLIEDIKTLKAE from the coding sequence ATGGATTATTGGGCACCAAAAATTGCAAAAATGTTTCGGACAGCGTTTTTATTGTTAAGTAGTTGGTTCATAATCAATTGTTCTGAAAAAGCCTCCGATACGATGGCGTTGCCTTATTATAATGCACCGGATTTTACGCCCGTTTTTATACAAAACGAAGCGGAAGTAAAAGAAAAAATTCCGCATACCATCCGTGATTTCTCTTTTATAAATCAGGATAGCGCCCTCATTTCTCAAGCAACCATCGAAGGAAAAATTCACGTAGCCAATTTCATTTTTACGTCCTGCATAAGCATCTGCCCGGTCATGACCAAAAACATGAAACTTGTGAGTGACAGCCTGAAAAATGACGGGAGCGTGGCATTTTTATCCTATTCCGTCACTCCTTGGATCGACACCCCTTCGGTATTAACGGCCTTCAAAGTCAAAAATAACATTCGGAACCCTCACTGGCACTTCTTAACGGGCAACCGATCAACCATTTATGCCTTGGCCCGACAATCGTATTTTGCCGAAGAAGACATCGGATTCAGTAAAGACAGCAGTGAGTTTCTGCATACCGAACATTTTATTTTGGTGGACAAAACCAAACGAATCAGAGGAGTTTATAACGGCACCCTATCTCTGGAAATGCAGCAACTGATCGAAGACATAAAAACCCTGAAAGCCGAATAA
- a CDS encoding DinB family protein, which translates to MEALNGTIIQWRKELENYTFEQQCTKPSPTAWSLGQLYRHLIEDTYFYLEQATIAASTEEHRFEEASPAAKVLFLVNGFPDEQMEGAPNNAFIQQPDSKQQLMTDLLNLKDAVPNVGLMVLGSPHQG; encoded by the coding sequence ATGGAAGCATTGAACGGCACCATCATTCAGTGGAGAAAAGAACTCGAAAACTACACTTTCGAGCAGCAATGTACCAAACCCTCCCCCACGGCTTGGTCACTCGGGCAGTTGTACCGTCACCTCATTGAAGACACCTATTTTTATCTGGAACAGGCAACAATTGCCGCCTCAACGGAAGAACACCGTTTTGAAGAAGCCTCCCCTGCGGCCAAAGTCCTATTTTTGGTGAATGGCTTTCCGGATGAACAAATGGAAGGCGCGCCTAACAATGCCTTCATTCAGCAGCCTGACTCTAAGCAGCAGCTAATGACCGACTTATTGAATCTGAAAGATGCCGTCCCAAATGTCGGGCTAATGGTTTTGGGAAGCCCTCACCAAGGCTGA